Below is a genomic region from Enoplosus armatus isolate fEnoArm2 chromosome 10, fEnoArm2.hap1, whole genome shotgun sequence.
TGGGCTCTGTCTAGATTGAAGCCATTTTGAGACAGTTTACTCCCTGCCAGCCTCTGTGTGAGCCCGCACCATAAGATAGGGTGCTTCTGGGACAGAACCCTATATAGCACACCGGGACAGGGTGCAGATGTGTTACTCCGGTAGCACATATACTAAAATTGgaacgatacagagaagattagcatggcccctgcgcaaggatgacacgcaaattcgtgAAGCGTTCCTCTTTTTCCGTAAAAtatgaatagattttttttaacaatttcttatgattcttttcaaaatgtggGTGCAGTAGCGCCTCAGCGCCACGGGGGGGCGCTACAGCAGCGCGGCGGCAAGAAACAGCAGAgactccgtcactctgtttaaaaaacttcctctctggaaaaccacaacaaaaccagctcaaaatctccacctctgtgactttctgactTTCACACTGAGGTAACCGAGGTGTTTTTATGGCTCAACTATTTGAGTGTTCGATAACGTTAAGTTATAGCCGTCGGCTTTattataaataaagctttatttagcTAGATATCTTAAAACGTCTGACTTTCGGCTTACTTAATGTGATTGATGATGTACACcgggggtattcaactaaagttcgaagaggtccagttagagaaaatgtcctcaagcaaaggtccggaacatcataatgtctaactagcgttgtgatttagtgtgatatatattgaagtagcccagtagttgtatcaacgtctgcatgtaatcaacaactgactgtcaaatcaaatgaagaaagtacaattcaaaaacattttgaccatatttattgtcacttaacattgaactttacagatatataatactgtagatatgtataatatTCTTCTCTCgttaactaaaagaagggctgcatttaaagataaaatagagaaaataaataaaatagctttagaaaaatttctaaaataaagtgcttaattttagaaaaacaaaataaagtttccctttttcttaaCTGTTTCACGTCTTGACTTaagtctcaaccaatttcacaataaataatgtgtcttctctccctgtatcgttcactcgtcttgtcatctgtcactcgcctctcgcCTCtgtcgtctgtctgtattcagagtcgcaatgtttagcgcctggaatgcacagatttgattggctgaggagCGTCACCTGGGCTGGTGTAACAcatatgcaattggtctgtgagtttcttgagccgctaaaccagcgccgtaaagactagaaaagctgcgccggttaaaataggagcgccccgtcaaaatgtaaaatcccttaataatttattggttgtaggtccgggtccgtataggacggcgcctgggtccggactcggaccgcggtcaGCCTGTTAGTGATCCATGATGTACACCATCATTACTTTGTGTAACCAAGCTAATGTTCATGCTGTTTAAACCGTTTCATTCAATGACATCTCTGAAGAAACGTTGATCTTCAGGGTTCTCCTTCTCCTCAgggtcctccttctcctcctgatcctcctcctcctcagggtcGAGTCCTTCATAAATCATGTTGAGCTGAGGAGCTCAACTATGCTATGCTCATTTGCATagaattcccatcagcccctgagCTCCTCAGCAGGGCAGACGGGACCTGGACGTGGTCAGACTGGGTCCGATCGAGTCTTGGTGGGTCACATTAGGTATAGGACTCACAGCACAGCACCCCAGACCTCTGCACACTGCTGGGCTCTGTCTAGATTGAAGCCATTTTGAGACAGTTTACTTCCTGCCAGCCTCTGTGTGAGCCCGCACCATAAGACAGGGTGCTTCTGGGACAGAACCCTCTATATAGCACACCGGGACACAGCTCAGTTGAGTTACTCTGGTAGCACATATACTAAAATTGgaacgatacagagaagattagcatggcccctgcgcaaggatgacacgcaaattcgtgAAGCGTTCCTCATTTTTCGTAATATaagaatagatttttttaacaatttcttatgattctttttaatatttgggtgcagtagcgcctcagcaccaccagccacggggggcgctacagcagcaaagactccgtcactctgtttaaaactcttcctctctggaaaaccacaacaaaaccagctccaaatctccacctctgtgactttctgacggaggaaggagccgggaggaggacgtggactttTTCAGAGGTAAAAGTAATTTTTTGGGTCTGAGACTtcacttaaacttgacatgtccGCCGTAATATTAGACAATAGAATTAGACAAGAAGCGACAACAAAGCAGCTGTGACAAACTATGAAAACGTGAAGGCAGCGTGgccacattcattcagtctttgTAAAGAATCCCGGAGAAAACTGTGCCAAGTTGAAGTCGAACACTTCCGGTGACTTGAATTCCAAGAAAGAATAAGTCAATTTCAACTTACACAGGTCATAGAGCACTCTTTCATATAATAACACCTTGTATGAACTGATCACACAGCAGTCCTCCTGCACCGGACCCCTTCAGCCACAGTGCTGCTGTACACTCGCATGTATTTTGACAGAGCCCACAGCCTCATACGCGGTCACGCTACTTAACATGATGCCAGCAGCGTGAGAGACGGTGGCGAATGCTGCTGACAAACGGGTCTAATGGAGTCATTACCGGGCCGTCCAATCAGAGTTTTAGTGTTTTGGTGTTGGAGCTCGATTTTAAAGGTAGAGTGGAGATGCAGTAACTCTGGTACTTCACACGTTTTTGTCAAAATTACTGCTGTCGTCGCTCACTGATGCAGTTCAGTCATCAAACTTATCTTGCCCTTTTTTCAAAAAATATCCTCGATTTCTGCTGTAGGTGCCTCGAGCGTGTTCCACAATCACTGCATTGGtcaacaaacacttttttcatttctttcctttccttatATTGTCCAAATTTAAACTGGGAGTAATTCAATGTCTTCACTTGCATTTGTAGTTCACTACTGCTTTTAGCCCATTAAACCTATTCAGAATACATGAGTTCAGACAAGTCTGGGGTTCACTTCTATGCCCTGTAGAGTTTATAAACTCCCATAAAATCTCATGAAATTCTGAGCAAACTTATTACTGCAATTTTTGTTCCTCTCAACCTGATAAGCTTTTCAAAAGGTGGCCGTTATCACAGACTGGAAGCCCTGGGCTAACCTGCCAATGGCTGTGGATGAGGTGCTTGAATATGCCATATGTGGAAGCAGGGTTAGGGGCGATGATCTCATCAGtcatcatttcaaataattCTCTGGAATCAGTGTTGTCTTCTAGATTTTGGTTGATTGTTCGGTCTTGTTGGAATCAAGAAAAGTAACCTTTCTCAATCTTGACATGCAACCTCCAGGTGCACCAGTGGCACAGGATTTAAGCTTACCCCCAGATACGTTGAATTTAACCCGTTTGTTTATGTAATCTTTCACAATGAAATAGATTTTTAGCAAAAGAATAGTCTTGAATCAAATGTCCCGGTCTAGATTTAGGGGGATTGGTATGTCTTATCCTGCAGTGGAATCTAGACCCACTTTCATTTCCCTTTAAAGCATCACTCGGTTGGGTGTAAATCAAGGTCCGACACCAGTCGCGGGCCGTTACAGGTGTCTGCACAGGTCAGGTCAGCGCTTCAAACCTGGAGGTACTCGTGAACTCGACTCGAATATCATGTCTGTTGGCGTGGAAATGATACTGAAAGGGGAAAACGGGTGAAGCCCTTGCAGACGTGCAGGATGAGTTTTGTGAATTGTACTGTGATAAGGCATTTTGTGGGGATAATAAAAGAAGATTGAAATGGATGAGTCGGGCGACATTTGGCATTTTACTCGCTGTCGACAAATGCAATGGGTTGACCCATCAAATCAGTTTTGCGATGGTATACCAGCAGAAAGAGCACAAAAACTGTATACTATAAGAGCAAAGGCATCAAGAATGAGGACTAACTGATCTGCTGAATTTATGATGGATAAACTCGGCAGGATCAAGAGTACCAGGAGTCTTTGCTTGCAGACCAAGTAAAGGTATGTCTTTTATGTGGGTGTCGGTAAAGacttaattcatttttgttaaatgtttcctCCACAATACTGAGCCCCCCCTCAGTGACTCTATGGagcatgtgaaatgtgaaatggatGATTAGCTGGATTagaaaacatcacagacaaacGCGTGTCATCAAAAAGGATCATTTTATTAAACCAAAGCCATTTCAAGTacgcaacaaaaaaaaacaatatttatgtaAACAATGTGCAAATGCAACAGGGGTTTAAGATATTCCAAGACTTTGTACATGATGTTTCTTCAACATTTAAGCATAAAATACAGAATGCATATTTGACACTGATTTATTGAGAGGCTAAAACAGCTGAACAGTGAGCACACATCAACAAGACTCTTTAAGTTCAAATACAAATGCGCACATGGTCTTGGCTATGGATCAGTCAGTGTTTAAAGTGGTGATTTACTCCCAACATGtgaaaagcagcaacaaaatgGCAACCCAAATAAATTGCAGTGAAATGGCCTCTTTCCAGAGGTTATAAGCAGTAACAATAAAACCATTTTCATAACAACATAAGGGAGGGAAACATGGATGCAATTAGGAGACTTGAGATGTACCCATGATGTCACCCTGACCAACCGGTAGGAGTCTCTAGTGCAGTGACAAAGACATGATCCCTTACCAGCAAACACCGGGAACTGTGTTCAACCAAGCCGGagaaaactaaagaaaacataaacattttagttctgtaataaaaataataataataagggggggggggggggctccaggTGCAGGATTGGTGGATTGTTTTGCGCAAGAACAGGTGAGCGTTACTGCTATAACATCCCTTCCACATGTTACTAATATATCATTTTTAATACTCACGTTACTCGTGTGAAAGCCGCGTTATTACTGCTCCTAGCTGCCTTAATCTCACTGGAACTCATGTTGCGTTAGGCTAGTCAGTGCTGGCACGTGTCCATCAAGAGCGTGACTCGGAGCGTGGCATGTGGTGCAAAAAGTTTGGGAAATGCGAGAACAAATGCAGTGCACGTTTAAATTTAGTTGTTTAAACCAACCAGTACAGTCTACACACTGTCGCTCAAACGCAAAAGCCCAAAGAGGGGAAACTACTGGCTACTATATATTTCACGCCATTCACTCGGATCACGGGGACCAACTGCACGTCTGTGATCACCTGTTTAGTGCTGGGTCTGCTGTTCCTCAGTACTCGGGGTCCTGGGACTTACGAAGAAGGTTGGATGCAGATCTGAGTTGCAGCTGATTAAAAGTCTAAAACTCGCTTCTGaaaggatacacacacatttcagggGGGGGGTTCAGGGTTACCACGGCTTGTACAATGTCTTCaacttcaaaatgtcacaaccCCTGTGGAGCATATCTGGAGACTGGTAGAgcttcataaaaaaaatctgtgtgcAGGTTCAACACTGCCACCTAGTGCACATATTCAGGTAGTGACGAACACCCATATTTGCAGACATTATCTGAGGCTTCAGCAGTATTAAATGGTCCATGATGTTGATCATTGGAGTCCAGTCATCCAGGACGGTTTGGGTTGAGGTtatggaatgtgtgtgtgtgggggggttcTGGGTGAAGGCTCTCTGAGGTTCCACTTACTTTCGTTTGCTCTTAGTGTCAGTGGTCTGGAAGACACTGGAGGCGGACATGAGGTTCTCTATGTATTGACCTAGAACCTGGTTCTCTGACTTCAGCTTCAGGTTCTCCTCTTTGACAGCATCCACTCTGGCGGACAGGTctgaacacatgaaacacagccGTCAGCTGAGCAACGTTAAACTGGTATATGGCAGCTACACGTGTGACGGAGGCGCTCTGCCGTCTTTACAATCAGTGTGTTTTCCTCACATTATTACCTCACCATTCTCCAATGTGGAGGAATCCATTGTTACCTGGTGTCAGTATTTCAATAATGTCTCAGGAGTGAAAGGGTGAAAAGAACTGTTAATATGTACCTGGAGTACATACTGGTCAGTTTGTATGTTTAACTGAGCTGGTTTTGATTGCAGGGCAGAAATGAACATGGTTGGTCAggtttttggaaatgaaaatgatgacatACCGTTGCCGTTCCTATATCCCCTgtttcacctccgtaatattgcaaaaatcaggaagatcctgtctcaaacagatgcagaaaaattagtccatgcatttgtcacgtctaggctggat
It encodes:
- the LOC139291270 gene encoding short coiled-coil protein B isoform X1, with the translated sequence MSSDDGDMENQVELEEKTRLINQVLELQHTLEDLSARVDAVKEENLKLKSENQVLGQYIENLMSASSVFQTTDTKSKRKSEF
- the LOC139291270 gene encoding short coiled-coil protein B isoform X2, which translates into the protein MSSDDGDMENQVELEEKTRLINQVLELQHTLEDLSARVDAVKEENLKLKSENQVLGQYIENLMSASSVFQTTDTKSKRK